A region from the Mucilaginibacter sp. CSA2-8R genome encodes:
- a CDS encoding lytic transglycosylase domain-containing protein: MKNSPVLFNIFEVKKSTEETAPLNFADEEVPVNNAKVKRKLDYSIWKHGYDEMHTDELQAKASKWFPVIEPILRLYGIPEDFKYIPLLESGFKSHARSPRGAAGIWQFMPATAREYGLKVGRHKDERLNARKSTIAACKYLKELYNKFDNWTLAAAAFNAGETRVQRAINHKNKGNYFYMRLNRETGMYIYKLVAMKEVIDYPVENGYDEVWANMKPSEVLSVN, encoded by the coding sequence TTGAAAAACAGTCCTGTTCTTTTTAACATATTTGAGGTTAAGAAAAGTACAGAAGAAACTGCCCCTCTCAACTTTGCCGATGAGGAGGTGCCTGTAAATAACGCTAAAGTAAAGCGTAAACTTGATTACTCTATCTGGAAGCATGGTTATGACGAGATGCACACAGACGAGCTACAGGCTAAAGCCAGTAAATGGTTCCCGGTTATTGAACCCATCTTGAGGCTTTATGGCATTCCCGAAGATTTTAAGTACATCCCGTTGCTTGAGTCAGGCTTTAAAAGCCATGCGCGTTCGCCGCGGGGGGCTGCCGGTATATGGCAGTTTATGCCTGCAACGGCCCGTGAGTATGGCCTTAAAGTGGGCCGCCATAAAGATGAGCGTTTAAACGCCCGTAAATCTACTATTGCTGCTTGCAAGTATCTTAAAGAGTTGTACAATAAATTTGACAACTGGACACTGGCTGCTGCGGCATTTAATGCCGGTGAAACGCGGGTGCAAAGAGCCATTAACCACAAAAACAAAGGCAATTACTTTTATATGCGCTTAAACCGCGAAACCGGTATGTACATTTACAAGCTGGTTGCCATGAAAGAGGTAATTGATTACCCTGTCGAAAATGGTTATGATGAGGTTTGGGCAAACATGAAACCGTCCGAAGTTTTGTCAGTAAACTAA
- the uvrA gene encoding excinuclease ABC subunit UvrA encodes MSEKTVDLGEQSEVEVYGARVHNLKNIDVSFPRNQLVVITGLSGSGKSSLAFDTIYAEGQRRYMETFSAYSRQFMGGMERPDVDKVSGLSPVIAIEQKTTSKNPRSTVGTITEIYDFMRLLFARAGEAYSYISGQKMERMSEDQILRNIMEKFDGEPVNILAPVVKGRKGHYRELFETIRKQGYLKVYVDGTIVDVEPKMQLDRYKIHDIDIVVDRLVVTEKDSKRLYTSVQSALKTAKGIIRIADKDNNVSYFSKFLMDPVSGISYDEPQPNTFSFNSPYGACDKCDGLGYIFVVDESSVIPNPKLSIMNGGLAPIGEYRETWVFQVLKALAKKYEFSLSVPIEKIPREKLDIILNGSHEIITVAVEYNKWNVQSYQVTFDGIIRMLEEQQERKSEEISDDMEAYRVLKTCPVCDGARLKKESLHFKVDQKNIFELACMDIRTLQDWFTNLEERLNERQNVIAREILKEIRARIGFLLDVGLSYLTLDRTARTLSGGEAQRIRLATQIGSQLMNVMYILDEPSIGLHQRDNDRLIKALKNLRDLGNTVLVVEHDKDMILEADYVIDMGPAAGVHGGQVVAEGTPQQLMSKHTLTTSYINGEREIAIPKKRRKGNGKSLTLKKATGHNLKKVTVEFPLGKLIGITGVSGSGKSSLITETLYPILNHHFFRAKKHPLPYDKIEGLENIDKVIEIDQTPIGRTPRSNPATYTGVFSDIRALYVQLPESKIRGYKPGRFSFNVKGGRCETCQGAGMKVIEMNFLPDVQVPCEECGGKRYNRETLEVRYRGKSISDVLDMSIEDATAFFEHIPSIYRKVRTLNDVGLGYITLGQSSLTLSGGEAQRVKLATELSKKDTGNTFYILDEPTTGLHFEDINVLLGVLQQLVDKGNTVLVIEHNLDVIKVVDHVIDLGPEGGSGGGQILYKGTPEGLCKVKESFTGQFLAKEMALIPVQV; translated from the coding sequence ATGAGCGAAAAAACTGTTGATCTGGGCGAACAAAGTGAAGTGGAAGTGTATGGTGCCCGGGTGCATAACTTAAAAAATATAGATGTTTCTTTTCCGCGCAACCAGCTGGTGGTTATTACCGGCCTGAGTGGCAGCGGCAAGTCGTCACTGGCATTTGATACTATTTATGCCGAAGGGCAGCGCCGTTATATGGAAACTTTTTCGGCCTACTCGCGCCAGTTTATGGGCGGCATGGAGCGGCCGGATGTAGATAAGGTATCGGGCCTAAGCCCGGTAATTGCCATTGAGCAAAAAACAACCAGCAAAAACCCAAGGTCTACTGTAGGTACCATTACCGAAATTTACGATTTTATGCGTTTGCTGTTTGCCCGTGCGGGTGAGGCTTACTCCTACATCAGCGGGCAAAAAATGGAGCGCATGAGTGAAGACCAGATTTTGCGCAACATTATGGAAAAGTTTGACGGCGAGCCGGTAAACATACTGGCGCCGGTAGTAAAAGGCCGTAAAGGTCATTACCGCGAACTTTTTGAAACTATACGTAAACAAGGCTATCTTAAAGTATACGTAGATGGCACTATTGTAGACGTAGAACCCAAAATGCAGTTAGACCGCTACAAGATACATGATATTGATATAGTGGTTGACCGTTTAGTGGTTACCGAAAAAGATAGCAAGCGGTTATATACCTCGGTGCAATCGGCCCTAAAAACAGCTAAAGGTATTATCCGGATTGCCGATAAGGACAATAATGTATCTTATTTCAGTAAGTTCTTGATGGACCCGGTTTCGGGGATATCATATGACGAGCCACAACCCAATACATTTTCATTCAACTCGCCTTATGGTGCCTGTGATAAATGCGATGGCTTAGGTTACATTTTCGTGGTTGATGAAAGCTCGGTAATTCCGAACCCGAAACTAAGCATTATGAACGGCGGTTTGGCGCCGATAGGTGAGTACCGCGAGACTTGGGTTTTCCAGGTATTGAAAGCGCTGGCAAAGAAGTACGAGTTTTCGTTATCGGTACCTATTGAGAAAATTCCGCGCGAAAAACTGGATATTATCCTCAATGGTTCGCACGAAATTATTACTGTAGCGGTAGAGTACAATAAATGGAATGTACAAAGCTATCAGGTAACGTTCGACGGCATCATTCGTATGCTCGAGGAGCAGCAGGAGCGCAAGAGCGAAGAAATATCTGATGATATGGAAGCTTATCGTGTATTAAAAACCTGCCCGGTGTGCGACGGCGCGCGTTTAAAGAAAGAATCGCTCCATTTTAAGGTTGATCAAAAGAATATTTTTGAGCTGGCCTGTATGGATATCCGTACCCTTCAAGATTGGTTCACTAACCTGGAAGAGCGCCTTAACGAGCGCCAGAATGTTATCGCTCGCGAAATTTTGAAAGAGATTCGTGCCCGCATTGGCTTTTTGCTGGATGTGGGTTTGAGCTACCTGACCTTAGACCGTACCGCACGTACCTTATCGGGTGGCGAGGCACAGCGTATCCGTTTGGCTACGCAAATTGGCTCGCAATTGATGAACGTGATGTACATTTTAGATGAGCCAAGTATCGGGTTGCACCAGCGCGATAACGACCGTCTGATTAAAGCTCTAAAAAACCTGCGCGACTTAGGCAACACCGTTTTGGTGGTTGAGCACGATAAAGACATGATACTGGAGGCAGACTATGTAATTGACATGGGCCCGGCAGCCGGTGTGCATGGCGGACAAGTAGTGGCCGAAGGTACACCACAGCAATTGATGAGCAAGCATACGCTTACCACATCATATATTAATGGAGAGCGCGAAATTGCTATTCCTAAAAAGCGGCGCAAGGGTAACGGCAAATCGTTAACGCTAAAAAAAGCAACTGGCCATAACCTTAAAAAGGTGACGGTCGAGTTTCCGTTAGGTAAACTCATTGGTATTACCGGGGTATCGGGCAGCGGTAAATCCAGCCTGATTACCGAAACTCTGTATCCTATCTTGAATCATCATTTTTTCAGGGCTAAAAAGCATCCTTTGCCTTATGATAAAATTGAAGGGCTGGAAAATATTGATAAGGTGATTGAGATAGACCAAACACCTATCGGCCGTACACCGCGCTCCAACCCAGCTACGTATACCGGTGTTTTCTCCGATATCAGAGCACTGTATGTGCAATTACCCGAATCTAAAATACGGGGATATAAACCCGGCCGCTTCTCATTTAACGTTAAAGGCGGCCGTTGCGAAACCTGCCAGGGTGCAGGCATGAAGGTAATTGAAATGAACTTTTTACCTGATGTACAAGTGCCTTGCGAAGAATGCGGCGGCAAACGTTATAACCGCGAAACACTGGAAGTGCGTTATCGTGGTAAATCCATCAGTGATGTACTTGACATGAGCATTGAGGATGCGACTGCTTTTTTTGAGCATATTCCATCCATTTACCGCAAAGTAAGAACTTTGAATGATGTAGGTTTGGGTTATATCACTTTAGGGCAATCATCATTAACCTTATCAGGTGGTGAGGCACAGCGTGTTAAACTGGCTACCGAGTTATCTAAAAAAGATACCGGCAACACCTTCTATATTTTAGATGAGCCTACCACCGGTTTGCATTTTGAGGATATCAACGTGTTGTTGGGCGTATTGCAACAACTGGTTGATAAAGGCAACACCGTGCTGGTAATTGAGCATAACCTGGATGTAATTAAAGTAGTTGACCACGTGATTGACCTGGGGCCTGAAGGCGGCTCGGGTGGTGGCCAGATTTTATACAAAGGCACGCCCGAAGGTTTATGTAAAGTAAAAGAAAGCTTTACCGGTCAGTTTTTGGCTAAAGAAATGGCGCTGATTCCGGTTCAGGTGTAA
- a CDS encoding lactonase family protein encodes MKKLLFLLCLLPGLLAAQPKPPKMLDLLIGTYTSNGSDGIYVYRFYTESGRLAYLNRTTGVDNPSYLCISPNRKFVYSVNEIGDDRKGGVSAFSFEPKMGKIELINKQVSGAGPCYISVDKEQKNVFTANYSGGNLYVFPVNKDGSLNPASQIIQEPNQGLGPNKQRQDKPHVHTAVLSPDEKHLLFSNLGNDKVNIYRYKASQPQPLTPSTPAAIGLPGGEGPRHIDFSANKKYMYVITEMGGNIFAYNYNNGQPKQLQSVSMLPDGFTGQIGGADMHVSPDGRFLYATNRGDANEIIVYAINQETGLLTFVERQSSMGNHPRNFVIDPSGKYLLVANQKSNNIVVFKINPNNGHLTSSGIQVQLDSPSCLKFTAAE; translated from the coding sequence ATGAAAAAACTACTTTTTTTGTTGTGCCTGTTGCCGGGCCTGCTGGCAGCACAACCCAAACCACCCAAAATGCTCGATTTACTGATTGGTACTTACACCAGTAATGGCAGCGATGGTATATATGTTTATCGTTTTTACACCGAGAGTGGCCGTTTAGCCTATTTAAACCGCACTACCGGTGTTGATAACCCTTCTTATCTGTGCATATCACCTAACCGCAAATTTGTTTATTCGGTTAATGAAATTGGTGATGACCGCAAAGGCGGTGTGAGTGCCTTTAGCTTTGAGCCTAAGATGGGTAAAATTGAGTTGATTAACAAACAGGTGTCGGGCGCAGGCCCGTGTTACATCTCGGTTGACAAAGAACAGAAGAATGTATTTACCGCTAATTACTCTGGTGGAAATTTATACGTGTTCCCGGTAAACAAAGATGGTTCGTTAAATCCGGCCTCGCAAATTATCCAGGAGCCTAACCAGGGCTTAGGACCTAATAAACAAAGGCAGGACAAACCGCATGTGCACACCGCAGTGCTGTCGCCGGATGAAAAACATTTACTGTTCAGTAACCTGGGGAACGACAAAGTGAACATTTACCGTTATAAAGCTTCGCAGCCACAACCACTTACACCATCCACCCCGGCTGCGATCGGCTTACCCGGCGGCGAGGGGCCACGGCATATTGATTTTAGCGCTAACAAGAAGTATATGTATGTAATTACAGAGATGGGTGGCAACATCTTTGCCTATAATTACAATAATGGCCAGCCTAAACAGCTGCAGAGTGTAAGCATGCTGCCTGATGGCTTTACCGGGCAAATTGGCGGTGCCGATATGCATGTATCTCCGGATGGCCGCTTTTTATATGCCACCAACCGCGGTGATGCCAACGAAATTATTGTATATGCCATTAACCAGGAAACCGGCTTACTCACTTTTGTAGAGCGCCAGTCGAGCATGGGTAACCATCCGCGCAACTTTGTTATTGACCCATCTGGTAAGTACCTGCTGGTAGCCAATCAAAAAAGCAACAATATTGTGGTTTTTAAAATTAACCCTAACAATGGTCACTTAACTAGTAGTGGAATTCAGGTGCAATTAGATAGCCCAAGCTGTTTAAAGTTTACAGCAGCAGAGTAG
- a CDS encoding pseudouridine synthase — MVFKKPGNSRDDKSNKSAGRRTGSGDQPRNSSSPRTRNANSSFKKSDDGASGKRFGSDSEKRPYSASRKPSTGSFNSDERPKRSYGASGDKKPFASRGGSQSEGGDRTFKRSSEGGFKGNGSFRKRTGEQSEGGERKPFASRNTGKPEGDRPFKRSEGGFKSGNSFKKRNDEQSEGGEKRYSRPTASSRTWSENPDAKNKNPRNRDEQRSSSRSSEQRDFNEERPTRVLRGRKKSETPKEDDHLIRLNRYISNAGICSRRKADELIAAGVVSVNGEVISELGYKVDPAKDVIRYNGETLKREKMVYVLLNKPKDYITTTDDPQERRTVMHLVEKASRERIYPVGRLDRNTTGLLLMTNDGELADKLSHPRNNTTKIYQVELNKSLTQGDLNKISFGLELEDGLIKPDTVSYVQGGSKREIGIQIHSGKNRIVRRIFEHLGYEVVKLDRTIYANLTKKDLPRGRWRYLDEKEIIQLKHLVQV; from the coding sequence ATGGTATTCAAAAAACCAGGGAACAGTCGCGACGACAAGTCCAACAAATCAGCCGGCAGGCGTACCGGTAGTGGCGACCAACCACGCAACAGCTCTTCTCCACGCACACGCAATGCAAATTCGAGTTTCAAAAAATCAGATGACGGCGCATCGGGCAAACGCTTTGGCAGCGACTCTGAAAAAAGACCTTATTCTGCATCGCGCAAACCATCAACCGGCAGCTTCAATAGTGATGAGCGGCCTAAAAGAAGCTACGGCGCATCGGGCGATAAAAAGCCTTTTGCCTCACGCGGCGGCAGCCAGAGCGAGGGTGGCGACAGAACTTTTAAACGCAGCAGCGAAGGTGGCTTTAAAGGCAATGGCTCATTTAGAAAACGTACTGGTGAGCAAAGTGAAGGTGGCGAAAGAAAACCTTTTGCCTCGCGTAACACTGGCAAACCCGAAGGAGACAGGCCATTTAAACGCAGCGAAGGCGGCTTTAAAAGCGGAAATTCTTTTAAGAAACGCAACGACGAACAAAGCGAAGGCGGCGAAAAAAGATACAGCCGGCCAACTGCATCATCACGTACCTGGAGCGAAAATCCGGACGCTAAGAACAAAAATCCCCGTAACCGCGACGAGCAACGCAGCTCATCACGCAGCAGCGAGCAACGCGATTTTAATGAAGAACGCCCAACCCGCGTTTTAAGGGGCCGCAAAAAAAGCGAAACTCCCAAAGAGGACGACCACTTAATCAGGCTCAATCGTTATATATCTAATGCAGGCATCTGTTCGCGCCGTAAGGCCGACGAACTGATTGCGGCAGGTGTAGTGTCGGTAAACGGCGAAGTAATATCTGAGTTAGGTTATAAAGTTGACCCAGCCAAAGATGTGATCCGTTACAATGGCGAGACGCTGAAACGCGAAAAAATGGTTTATGTATTATTAAATAAACCCAAAGACTATATTACTACTACTGACGATCCGCAGGAGCGCCGTACAGTAATGCACCTGGTTGAAAAAGCCAGTCGCGAACGCATTTACCCGGTAGGCCGCCTGGACCGCAATACCACCGGTTTACTGTTAATGACCAACGATGGCGAACTGGCCGATAAGCTTTCGCATCCGCGTAATAACACTACAAAAATTTACCAGGTAGAATTAAACAAAAGCTTAACGCAAGGCGATTTAAATAAAATAAGCTTCGGTTTAGAGCTGGAAGACGGCTTAATTAAGCCCGACACGGTTAGCTACGTACAAGGCGGCAGCAAACGCGAAATAGGCATACAAATACATAGTGGTAAAAACCGCATTGTACGCCGTATTTTTGAACACCTGGGTTACGAGGTAGTAAAACTGGATCGTACCATATACGCCAACCTTACTAAAAAAGATTTACCGCGCGGACGCTGGCGCTATCTGGACGAAAAAGAAATCATCCAACTGAAACACCTGGTGCAGGTATAG
- a CDS encoding outer membrane beta-barrel family protein, which produces MNFSAISRVLFLFFFLTVLRAGAQTASPAAGGTVTGKLVDAATNQPLDFASVSLTNKADKTNKGIQTDLNGNFKVGGLKAGTYLFKATFIGYLTYTRDSIRITAAGNTINLGSVKVKAAKGVLKEVVVTAQRSQIKLSTDKKVFSVDQSLVSQGGSATDLLTNVPSVQVDVDGNVNLRGSSNVRVLINGKPSAISGGSVSDILQSIPASAIQNIEVITNPSSKYDAEGQSGIINIVLKRNAQLGFNGSASATVGTQNTYNGSLNLAYQTSKVNIFGNYSYRKANRVGNGYTNRITYPGTDSARYQNQESDQTFKFNSHNIRTGIDINLSPKTVLTLSDNINIRNRDRFQNGLTSITSRNVLLQQLSQNNTSYNSGTNVDLNADFSHKFKKQGQELTANVGYSTEKENGDEYLNTLYNFYTGTRRDSTFKQNNFTDQKQRNLNLQADYTMPLGKESKLEAGYRTTINRNDNDYRAFVPGNSLTDQFLFDPTRSNHFIYNEQVHAVYGNYQRQFGKFGVQVGARLEDAHIRTRLVDSVQQYKQDYFRVYPSVFLSDKITENQTLQLSYTRRVTRPRDRQLSPFLDRSDPLNYQQGNPNLRPEDTHAFELSYINYWQAVTLTSSLYYRYTNNSIQQVRKPINTQLTTTVFQNVGSAANAGYELIAKVTASSKLDLTGNVNVYYRNIKGDPALFVQSTSGYAFNGNLTANIKPVKKLGIQLRGDYQGKQVIAQGYSKALYGLDGGVRYDLTKTLNVSVNARDIFNSRRFGSIIDNTGTAIPYTSESYRRFATRTVMFTVAYRFGGSNGEQKRQKRDQDNGGGGNPDDMNPGGGANIR; this is translated from the coding sequence ATGAATTTTTCGGCAATATCAAGGGTTTTATTTTTGTTCTTCTTTTTAACGGTGTTAAGGGCCGGTGCGCAAACGGCCTCGCCTGCTGCCGGTGGCACAGTTACCGGTAAGTTGGTAGACGCTGCTACCAACCAACCGCTCGATTTTGCCAGTGTAAGCTTAACCAACAAAGCAGACAAAACCAACAAGGGTATACAAACCGATTTAAACGGAAATTTTAAAGTAGGGGGCCTCAAAGCAGGTACCTATTTGTTTAAAGCTACTTTTATAGGTTATCTTACATATACCAGAGATAGTATTCGAATTACTGCTGCCGGCAATACCATTAATCTGGGCAGCGTAAAAGTAAAAGCCGCCAAAGGCGTGCTTAAAGAAGTTGTGGTAACCGCGCAACGCAGCCAAATTAAGTTAAGTACCGATAAAAAAGTATTCAGTGTAGACCAAAGCCTGGTAAGCCAGGGTGGTTCGGCAACTGATTTGTTAACCAATGTGCCATCTGTGCAGGTAGATGTTGATGGTAATGTAAACCTGCGCGGCTCAAGCAACGTGCGGGTTTTAATTAATGGTAAGCCTTCTGCCATTTCGGGTGGTAGTGTGAGCGATATATTGCAATCTATCCCGGCCAGCGCTATCCAAAACATTGAGGTAATTACTAATCCTTCGTCTAAATATGATGCTGAGGGGCAATCGGGTATTATTAACATTGTGCTTAAGCGTAACGCGCAATTAGGTTTTAATGGTTCGGCTTCAGCTACCGTTGGTACGCAAAATACTTACAATGGTAGCTTAAACCTTGCTTATCAAACCTCTAAGGTTAATATTTTTGGTAACTACAGCTACCGCAAGGCTAATCGCGTTGGTAATGGTTATACCAATCGTATCACTTACCCGGGTACCGACTCGGCCCGCTACCAAAACCAGGAATCAGATCAAACCTTTAAGTTTAATTCGCATAACATCCGTACCGGTATAGATATTAACCTGAGCCCTAAAACGGTTTTAACATTATCTGATAATATCAACATCCGTAACCGCGATCGTTTTCAAAACGGTCTTACCAGTATTACCAGCCGCAATGTGCTCCTGCAGCAGCTAAGCCAAAATAATACATCTTATAACTCGGGTACCAACGTTGATCTTAATGCCGACTTTAGCCACAAATTTAAAAAGCAAGGGCAGGAGCTAACGGCTAATGTGGGTTACTCTACCGAAAAAGAGAACGGCGACGAATACTTAAATACGCTGTATAACTTTTATACCGGCACCCGTCGCGATAGTACTTTTAAACAAAACAACTTTACAGATCAAAAGCAGCGCAATCTTAATTTGCAGGCCGATTACACCATGCCTTTAGGTAAAGAAAGTAAACTGGAAGCTGGTTACCGTACTACTATCAATCGTAACGACAATGACTACCGTGCTTTTGTGCCGGGCAATAGCCTTACCGACCAATTTTTGTTTGACCCAACACGCTCAAATCATTTTATTTATAACGAGCAGGTTCATGCAGTTTATGGTAACTATCAGCGGCAATTTGGTAAGTTTGGTGTACAGGTAGGTGCCCGTTTGGAGGATGCCCACATCCGCACCCGTTTGGTTGATAGTGTACAGCAGTATAAACAAGATTATTTTAGGGTATACCCGAGTGTGTTTTTAAGCGATAAAATCACCGAAAATCAAACCTTGCAATTAAGCTATACCCGCCGTGTAACCCGTCCGCGCGATAGGCAGTTATCGCCTTTCCTGGATCGTAGCGACCCTTTAAACTATCAACAGGGTAATCCTAATTTGAGGCCTGAGGATACGCATGCTTTCGAGTTGAGCTATATCAATTACTGGCAGGCAGTAACCTTAACTTCGTCGTTATACTATCGTTATACCAACAATAGTATACAGCAAGTTAGAAAACCTATAAATACGCAACTTACCACAACCGTATTCCAAAATGTAGGATCAGCTGCCAATGCCGGATATGAACTGATTGCCAAAGTAACAGCCTCATCAAAGCTCGATTTAACAGGTAACGTCAATGTTTACTATCGTAACATCAAAGGTGATCCGGCCTTGTTTGTGCAGTCAACCTCGGGGTATGCTTTTAACGGTAACCTAACAGCCAATATTAAACCTGTTAAAAAGTTAGGTATACAGCTACGCGGCGATTATCAGGGTAAGCAGGTGATAGCTCAGGGCTATAGCAAAGCACTATACGGCTTGGATGGCGGTGTCCGTTATGATTTAACCAAAACCTTGAATGTAAGTGTTAATGCGCGCGACATATTTAACTCACGCAGGTTCGGTTCTATTATTGATAATACCGGAACGGCTATTCCTTATACTTCAGAGTCGTACCGTCGGTTTGCAACCCGCACTGTGATGTTTACGGTAGCTTACCGCTTTGGTGGCAGCAATGGCGAGCAAAAGCGCCAGAAACGTGACCAGGATAATGGCGGCGGCGGCAACCCCGATGACATGAATCCGGGTGGTGGTGCTAACATTAGATAA